The following coding sequences lie in one Rhizobium rhododendri genomic window:
- the coaBC gene encoding bifunctional phosphopantothenoylcysteine decarboxylase/phosphopantothenate--cysteine ligase CoaBC, with translation MVLSGKRILLIISGGIAAYKSLDLIRRLRERGASVRPVMTAGAQQFITPLAVGALAADHVYTDLFSREDEQDVGHIRLARECDLVLVAPATADLMAKMANGLADDLASTILLATDKPVLVAPAMNPKMWSHAATTRNVATLQGDGIRFIGPMEGEMAESREAGTGRMAEPLQIVAALEALLQDRPLPLAGRTAIVTSGPTHEPIDPVRYIANRSSGRQGHAIAAALADLGAHVTLVSGPVSIPDPLGVQTIHVERAEDMLAAVVKTLPADIAVMVAAVADWRVETASGQKLKKVAGQPLPSLSLVENPDILKTIGHHPMRPTFVIGFAAETQDIQANGKAKLARKGADLIVANDVSPGTGIMGGDRNSVTLISAEGTEAWPEMSKDEVAAELAALIAERFRPE, from the coding sequence ATGGTTCTTTCGGGCAAACGCATCCTTCTCATCATTTCCGGTGGTATCGCGGCCTATAAAAGCCTCGACCTTATCCGTCGCTTGCGTGAACGCGGCGCGTCCGTGCGCCCGGTGATGACGGCGGGAGCGCAGCAGTTCATCACGCCGCTTGCTGTCGGAGCGCTCGCCGCAGACCACGTCTACACCGACCTGTTTTCCCGTGAGGACGAACAGGATGTCGGCCACATACGCCTGGCGCGCGAATGCGACCTAGTGCTCGTGGCGCCGGCCACCGCCGACCTTATGGCCAAGATGGCGAACGGCCTTGCCGACGACCTTGCCTCCACCATCCTGCTGGCAACAGACAAGCCTGTGCTCGTGGCGCCGGCCATGAACCCGAAGATGTGGTCGCACGCAGCAACGACGCGCAATGTGGCCACCCTCCAGGGCGACGGAATCCGCTTTATCGGACCGATGGAGGGAGAAATGGCCGAAAGCCGCGAGGCCGGCACCGGACGCATGGCGGAACCGCTGCAGATCGTCGCCGCCCTCGAAGCATTGCTTCAAGACCGACCATTGCCGCTTGCAGGCCGCACCGCAATCGTCACATCAGGCCCGACACACGAGCCCATCGATCCGGTCCGCTATATTGCCAACCGCTCGTCAGGCCGCCAAGGCCATGCCATCGCCGCAGCTCTGGCTGATCTCGGCGCCCACGTGACTCTGGTATCCGGCCCGGTGTCGATCCCCGATCCATTGGGCGTGCAGACGATCCATGTCGAGCGCGCAGAGGACATGCTTGCGGCTGTGGTAAAGACATTGCCGGCCGATATCGCCGTCATGGTCGCCGCGGTAGCAGACTGGCGCGTTGAAACTGCCTCTGGCCAGAAACTCAAGAAGGTCGCAGGCCAGCCGCTGCCGAGCCTGTCGCTGGTCGAAAATCCCGACATCCTGAAGACGATCGGCCATCATCCTATGCGCCCGACTTTCGTCATAGGTTTTGCGGCAGAGACGCAAGATATACAGGCCAATGGCAAGGCCAAGCTTGCCCGCAAAGGTGCCGACCTGATCGTGGCGAACGATGTTTCGCCGGGTACCGGCATCATGGGCGGCGATCGCAACAGCGTGACGCTGATCAGCGCTGAGGGCACGGAAGCGTGGCCGGAGATGAGCAAGGACGAAGTGGCCGCAGAGCTGGCGGCACTGATCGCCGAGCGGTTCAGGCCGGAATAG
- a CDS encoding J domain-containing protein produces MGLDSKIFDSIRTKRKRPASQPDDSGPKCHWDGCDKKGTHRAPVGREAEGEFFLFCLEHVKEYNKGYNFMSGLSDAEIARYQREAATGGRPTWSMGVNKGAQDAPAQSEVKSGAAQAYKFKRPAAKRNSADRYEPQVRGRKLKTLEAKAFETLGLPQTATAAEIKAKYKEQLKLHHPDANEGDRGSETYLQAAIEAHKILKLNGFC; encoded by the coding sequence ATGGGACTTGATTCAAAAATATTCGACAGCATCCGGACAAAACGCAAGCGGCCTGCCTCGCAACCGGACGATTCCGGGCCGAAATGCCATTGGGACGGTTGCGACAAAAAGGGCACGCATCGCGCACCGGTCGGCCGCGAGGCAGAAGGAGAATTCTTTCTGTTCTGTCTCGAGCACGTCAAGGAATACAACAAGGGCTACAACTTCATGTCCGGCCTCTCCGACGCGGAGATAGCCCGGTATCAGCGGGAAGCCGCGACCGGCGGGCGGCCGACATGGAGCATGGGCGTCAACAAGGGTGCGCAGGACGCGCCGGCGCAGTCCGAGGTGAAATCGGGCGCGGCACAGGCCTATAAGTTCAAACGCCCCGCAGCCAAGCGCAACAGTGCCGACCGATACGAGCCGCAGGTGCGCGGTCGCAAGCTGAAGACGCTCGAGGCCAAGGCATTCGAGACGCTCGGCCTGCCGCAGACGGCAACGGCTGCAGAGATCAAGGCGAAGTACAAGGAACAACTGAAGCTTCACCACCCGGACGCCAACGAAGGCGACCGCGGCTCCGAGACATACCTTCAGGCCGCGATCGAGGCCCACAAGATCCTGAAGCTGAACGGTTTCTGCTGA
- a CDS encoding LysR family transcriptional regulator → MELRHLRYFLALADEGNFTRAAGKLGIGQPPLSQQIRDLETEIGVQLFHRVPHGAELTAAGEAFLPEAQAAIDAAERAKLSAQRANRGETGRLSLGFTASSAFNTHVSGAIRQFRKRWPEVRLSLTEMNSKGLMERLMRGEIDAAFIRPGLENPREVRLRMLAVESMVIALPTGHRLAAAPRLPLSALAEEQFILFPRVAGLSLYDDIAAACREAGFELVVSQEAPQIPSVVNLVAADLGVSIVPASIAQIKLDGVVYREIDGPPLVARLGLAMLKSQRSPVTDNLMSLLPAL, encoded by the coding sequence ATGGAGTTGCGTCACCTGCGCTATTTTCTGGCATTGGCGGATGAAGGCAACTTCACACGTGCAGCTGGGAAACTCGGCATCGGCCAGCCACCGCTCAGCCAGCAGATCCGCGATCTGGAAACCGAAATCGGCGTGCAGTTGTTTCACCGTGTGCCGCACGGTGCAGAATTGACCGCTGCCGGAGAGGCCTTCCTGCCGGAGGCGCAGGCGGCGATCGATGCGGCTGAGAGGGCAAAGCTCTCGGCTCAGCGCGCAAACCGAGGGGAAACCGGGCGCCTGTCGCTGGGCTTCACCGCGTCCTCCGCCTTCAATACCCATGTCAGTGGCGCAATACGCCAGTTTCGCAAACGCTGGCCAGAGGTGCGCCTGTCGCTGACAGAGATGAACAGCAAGGGGTTGATGGAGCGGCTGATGCGCGGCGAGATCGATGCCGCGTTCATCCGGCCCGGCCTCGAAAATCCGCGCGAAGTGCGTCTCCGGATGCTTGCCGTCGAGAGCATGGTCATCGCACTGCCGACTGGGCATCGACTGGCCGCCGCCCCGCGCCTGCCGCTCTCGGCGCTTGCCGAGGAACAGTTCATTCTCTTTCCGCGCGTCGCGGGCCTCAGCCTTTACGACGACATCGCCGCCGCCTGCCGCGAAGCGGGGTTCGAACTCGTGGTAAGCCAGGAGGCACCGCAAATCCCGTCGGTGGTCAACCTGGTGGCGGCCGATCTCGGCGTCTCGATCGTTCCAGCCTCTATCGCCCAGATCAAGCTCGACGGCGTCGTCTACCGCGAAATCGACGGCCCGCCTCTCGTGGCACGACTGGGCCTGGCGATGCTGAAGAGCCAGCGATCGCCCGTGACCGACAATCTGATGAGCCTGCTGCCGGCTCTGTAG
- a CDS encoding MFS transporter, which translates to MSLVTPLKPLAATRPALKIVATSEAPQFLVRGTPEYKRASLALFLSGFSTFSLLYCVQPLMPVFANDFGVTPAASSLSLSLSTGFLAFAIFIAAAVSEGVGRRSLMFASLLGAALCTLGCAIAPNWQTLLVIRALEGFLLGGVPAVAMAYLAEEIDPRGLGASMGLYIAGNAFGGMAGRVMTGMIAENFSWRPALATVGMLGLAAAVGFLLLLPASRNFTPRKGFNAAFHVSAWLGHLRNPALPCLFAIGFLIMGSFVTVYNYAGFRLVAAPFNLNQTELGLIFTAYLFGIAASWAAGLLGDRFGHFRVMPVGILIAAIGGLVTLSSSLPLIIVGIVLVTIGFFGAHSVASALVGRLARDTKGHASSLYLLSYYLGSSIAGSLGGYFWLADGWSGVISFNLLLLVACMTAALAAARVARR; encoded by the coding sequence ATGTCCCTTGTCACTCCCCTAAAACCTCTCGCTGCCACACGCCCCGCACTGAAGATCGTTGCAACTTCAGAGGCGCCGCAGTTTCTCGTTCGCGGTACGCCCGAATACAAGCGCGCCAGCCTTGCGCTTTTCCTGTCGGGGTTCTCGACCTTCTCGCTGCTCTATTGCGTGCAGCCGCTGATGCCGGTTTTCGCCAACGACTTCGGAGTCACTCCTGCTGCAAGCTCTCTGTCGCTGTCGCTGTCGACAGGCTTTCTCGCCTTCGCCATCTTCATCGCCGCAGCGGTCTCCGAAGGTGTCGGCCGCCGCAGCCTGATGTTTGCCTCGCTGCTCGGTGCAGCGCTCTGCACACTCGGCTGTGCGATCGCGCCCAATTGGCAGACCCTGCTGGTCATCCGTGCCCTGGAAGGTTTTTTGTTGGGCGGTGTTCCGGCCGTCGCCATGGCATACCTGGCGGAAGAGATCGATCCGCGCGGTCTTGGCGCTTCCATGGGCCTCTACATTGCCGGCAATGCGTTTGGCGGCATGGCAGGCCGCGTGATGACGGGCATGATTGCCGAAAATTTCTCCTGGCGCCCGGCACTGGCAACGGTCGGCATGCTGGGCCTTGCTGCTGCGGTCGGATTTCTCCTGCTGTTACCGGCCTCGCGTAATTTTACGCCCCGTAAGGGCTTCAATGCGGCATTCCATGTGAGCGCCTGGCTCGGCCATCTCCGCAACCCGGCGCTTCCCTGCCTGTTTGCCATCGGCTTCCTAATCATGGGATCCTTCGTCACGGTCTACAACTACGCCGGCTTCCGCCTCGTCGCCGCTCCATTCAATCTCAACCAGACGGAGCTTGGCCTGATCTTCACGGCCTACTTGTTCGGGATAGCCGCCTCCTGGGCAGCTGGATTGCTGGGCGACCGCTTCGGGCACTTCCGCGTCATGCCGGTCGGCATCCTGATTGCCGCAATCGGTGGCCTCGTGACGTTGTCGTCATCGCTACCGTTGATCATCGTCGGCATCGTACTGGTCACCATCGGCTTCTTCGGAGCCCATTCGGTGGCAAGTGCCCTGGTCGGACGGCTGGCACGCGACACCAAGGGCCACGCCTCGTCGCTCTACTTGCTATCCTACTACCTCGGCTCGAGCATTGCCGGTTCGCTTGGCGGTTATTTCTGGCTTGCAGACGGCTGGTCGGGCGTCATCAGTTTCAATCTGCTGCTGCTTGTCGCCTGCATGACGGCGGCGCTAGCGGCGGCGAGAGTTGCCCGCCGCTAG
- a CDS encoding DMT family transporter, which produces MKPRTYGLVLVTVATVMWSSAGLFVRMLDLDVWTTLGWRSVFGGLTLLIISLFGRRAAPPTATTPYGMYALLGLFSALSMFGYMASLKLTTVANVLSIYATVPFIAAGLAYLLIGERVERRVLSASCVAFLGVLVVAGFAARLTDLAGNALALLMTVTFSILLVMARKHPSLRMAPVNALGSGLCVLLCLPLMSHALPSPSDLAILALFGSTTSGIAYLLYMTGGRYIPSGEAGLIGLMDVVLGPLWVWLAFSEWPGNSTIAGASLILVAVAWYLWSGLRNSTARKAAIARASRPF; this is translated from the coding sequence ATGAAACCCCGTACCTATGGACTCGTGCTCGTCACCGTCGCGACGGTGATGTGGAGCAGCGCCGGGCTATTTGTCCGCATGCTCGATCTGGATGTCTGGACAACGCTGGGCTGGCGTTCGGTCTTTGGCGGGCTGACGCTGCTCATCATTTCCTTGTTCGGACGGCGCGCCGCGCCACCGACCGCAACCACGCCTTATGGAATGTACGCGCTGCTCGGGCTATTTTCGGCGCTGTCGATGTTCGGTTACATGGCATCGCTGAAATTGACGACCGTTGCCAATGTCCTGTCGATCTACGCCACGGTGCCATTCATCGCAGCAGGGCTTGCCTATCTGCTGATCGGCGAAAGGGTGGAGAGGCGCGTTCTGAGTGCCAGTTGCGTCGCTTTTCTCGGCGTCCTCGTGGTCGCGGGCTTTGCGGCGCGACTGACAGATCTCGCAGGCAACGCACTCGCCCTGCTGATGACGGTCACCTTCAGCATCCTCCTGGTCATGGCGCGCAAGCACCCCTCGTTGCGGATGGCACCGGTCAACGCCCTAGGCTCCGGCCTCTGCGTGCTGCTCTGCCTGCCGCTGATGTCGCATGCATTACCGAGCCCGTCGGATCTGGCGATCCTCGCCCTGTTTGGATCGACGACCTCAGGGATCGCCTACCTGCTTTACATGACCGGCGGCCGTTATATTCCGTCGGGCGAAGCCGGTTTGATCGGATTGATGGACGTCGTTCTCGGCCCGCTCTGGGTATGGCTTGCCTTTTCGGAATGGCCAGGCAATTCGACGATTGCGGGCGCCAGCCTGATACTGGTGGCAGTGGCCTGGTATCTGTGGAGCGGCCTTCGCAACTCCACAGCGCGCAAGGCCGCCATTGCCCGGGCCAGCCGGCCGTTTTGA
- the cobF gene encoding precorrin-6A synthase (deacetylating), with protein sequence MRHLYLIGIGTGNPEHMTVQGINALNAADVVFIAEKGDAKSGLADARREICARYLTRPETPVIAYDVPVRQTKDRSYGEGVDAWHADIALVYEKMLSEATAEDGRAALLVWGDPGLYDSTIRILQRVMARGNVALDYSVVPGITSIQALTASHRIPLNLVGKPVEITTGRRLAARFPELEGTAVVMLDGEQAFARLDDPDAYIYWGAYLGSKDEIVLSGRLHEVAQTIVETRAAARARHGWIMDIYLLRKGQDFDD encoded by the coding sequence TTGAGACATCTGTATCTGATCGGGATCGGCACCGGTAATCCGGAGCATATGACCGTTCAGGGCATCAACGCCCTGAACGCCGCAGACGTCGTGTTCATAGCCGAAAAAGGAGACGCCAAGAGCGGGCTCGCCGATGCTCGCCGTGAAATCTGTGCCCGCTACCTGACACGTCCGGAAACTCCCGTGATTGCCTACGATGTGCCCGTGCGCCAGACGAAAGACCGATCCTACGGCGAGGGCGTCGATGCGTGGCATGCCGACATCGCCCTGGTCTATGAGAAAATGCTGTCGGAGGCGACGGCAGAGGATGGCCGTGCCGCGCTTCTCGTCTGGGGAGACCCGGGCCTTTATGACAGTACCATCCGCATCCTGCAGCGCGTGATGGCCCGGGGCAATGTCGCCCTCGACTACAGCGTCGTTCCCGGCATTACGAGCATTCAGGCCTTGACGGCCAGCCACCGTATCCCCCTCAATCTGGTCGGCAAGCCGGTCGAGATCACCACCGGGCGACGACTGGCAGCGCGCTTTCCTGAACTGGAAGGCACAGCGGTCGTCATGCTTGACGGCGAGCAGGCCTTTGCCAGGCTCGACGACCCCGATGCCTATATCTATTGGGGTGCCTATCTCGGGAGCAAGGACGAGATCGTCCTTTCCGGTCGTCTTCACGAAGTGGCGCAGACGATTGTCGAGACCCGCGCTGCCGCCCGTGCCCGGCACGGCTGGATCATGGATATCTACCTGCTCCGCAAGGGGCAGGATTTCGACGACTGA
- the cobG gene encoding precorrin-3B synthase: MAIDGQTMAEPGLAVPRVGLGHDVSLPSRLVRGACPSLATPMQTGDGLLVRLRPSTAGLTVSQFRLVASAAARHGNGLIEVTARGNLQLRGLAWETVPRLEADIAGAGIVPVTGLTIETPPLSGLDPDEIADARSMAARLGEALASLPAQLVLAPKLSIIVDGGGQLVLDHVTADIRLSAIPSADARPLWQVAVGGTRTEALPALLGPDEQALSAVLDLLKSLDARGPRARGRDLAESYRGENETLANAPLDIQSSKSCVGIHPLGPTSVALGLQLAFGQIHAVELTAFLDIAEAKGIAEIRTAPDHALLLLGASADIMAEIQAQAADFGFWTDASTPASAVATCAGAGGCASGTYRTKHLAAKVVGWVPELLDGSVVLHLSGCPKGCAHPAASALAVVGMPSGFGIGVNEKASGPPAVSVDEYGLQTALESLARMVAATKAAGESVGDCLTRLGSDATVAALRQE; the protein is encoded by the coding sequence ATGGCGATAGATGGGCAAACGATGGCCGAACCGGGTCTCGCTGTGCCGCGCGTCGGTCTTGGCCATGACGTGTCGTTGCCGTCCCGCCTCGTCCGCGGTGCCTGCCCCTCGCTGGCCACCCCCATGCAGACCGGCGACGGCCTGCTCGTCCGGCTCCGGCCGTCGACTGCGGGCCTGACTGTCTCCCAGTTTCGCCTTGTCGCCAGCGCCGCCGCAAGACATGGAAACGGCCTGATCGAGGTGACCGCCCGTGGAAACCTGCAATTGCGTGGCCTCGCCTGGGAGACGGTGCCGCGCCTCGAAGCCGACATAGCCGGTGCCGGCATCGTGCCCGTTACCGGCCTGACGATCGAAACGCCACCGCTGTCCGGCCTCGATCCCGATGAAATCGCCGATGCGCGCAGCATGGCCGCACGCCTCGGCGAGGCCCTCGCGAGTCTTCCTGCGCAACTGGTGCTCGCCCCAAAATTGTCGATCATCGTCGATGGCGGCGGCCAATTGGTTCTCGATCATGTCACCGCCGATATCCGCCTCTCGGCAATACCGAGCGCCGATGCAAGGCCGCTATGGCAGGTGGCCGTGGGGGGCACGCGTACCGAGGCTCTCCCCGCGTTGCTCGGTCCCGACGAGCAGGCCCTGTCGGCGGTCCTCGATCTGCTGAAGAGCCTGGATGCACGTGGCCCCCGCGCGCGCGGCCGTGACTTGGCCGAGAGCTATCGTGGCGAAAACGAGACGCTCGCCAATGCCCCTTTGGATATCCAATCTTCAAAGTCCTGTGTCGGCATCCATCCGCTGGGTCCGACGTCGGTCGCACTTGGCCTGCAGCTGGCTTTCGGTCAGATTCACGCCGTCGAGTTGACTGCTTTTCTTGATATCGCCGAGGCGAAGGGCATTGCCGAAATCCGGACGGCACCCGACCACGCGCTTCTGCTCTTGGGCGCGTCGGCCGATATCATGGCCGAGATACAAGCACAGGCTGCGGACTTCGGTTTCTGGACCGACGCCAGTACTCCGGCCAGCGCCGTTGCCACCTGCGCCGGCGCCGGCGGGTGTGCTTCAGGCACATACCGTACCAAACATCTGGCGGCCAAGGTGGTCGGCTGGGTCCCCGAATTGCTGGATGGCTCTGTCGTGCTTCACCTTTCAGGCTGTCCAAAAGGCTGCGCCCACCCCGCCGCGAGTGCCCTTGCGGTCGTCGGCATGCCTTCCGGTTTTGGCATCGGCGTCAATGAGAAAGCCTCGGGCCCCCCAGCCGTTTCCGTTGACGAATACGGACTGCAAACCGCCCTGGAGAGTCTGGCACGAATGGTCGCAGCTACGAAAGCGGCTGGCGAATCGGTCGGGGACTGCCTTACACGGCTTGGCAGCGACGCGACCGTCGCCGCGTTGAGACAGGAATAG
- a CDS encoding precorrin-8X methylmutase, protein MVDYDYIHQGDAIYEKSFAIIRSEADLSRFSDDEADVAVRMIHACGLVEAAAHFQFSPDFVTSARAALAAGAPIFCDAEMVAQGVTRARLPAKNDVICTLRDPRTPGLAKDSGNTRSAAAMHLWGERLGGSVVAIGNAPTALFHLLEMLRDGAPRPAAIIGMPVGFVGAAESKDALAEYSYGVPYGIVRGRLGGSAMTAAAVNALARGGL, encoded by the coding sequence ATGGTTGACTACGATTATATCCATCAGGGCGACGCGATCTACGAAAAGTCCTTCGCGATTATCCGCAGCGAGGCAGACCTGTCGCGCTTTTCGGATGACGAAGCCGATGTCGCCGTTCGGATGATCCATGCCTGTGGCCTCGTCGAAGCGGCCGCTCATTTCCAGTTTTCTCCCGATTTCGTCACCTCGGCCCGTGCGGCGCTTGCTGCCGGCGCGCCGATCTTCTGCGACGCCGAGATGGTGGCGCAGGGCGTCACCCGCGCCCGGCTGCCCGCCAAGAACGATGTCATCTGCACGCTTCGCGATCCGCGCACGCCTGGCCTCGCGAAGGATAGCGGCAACACCCGTTCGGCTGCTGCCATGCATCTCTGGGGTGAACGCCTGGGCGGCTCCGTTGTGGCCATTGGCAACGCGCCGACGGCTCTTTTCCATTTGCTCGAAATGCTGCGCGACGGCGCCCCGAGACCGGCGGCGATTATCGGCATGCCGGTCGGCTTTGTCGGCGCTGCGGAATCGAAGGATGCTTTGGCGGAATATTCCTATGGCGTTCCCTATGGCATCGTCCGTGGTCGGCTTGGCGGCAGCGCCATGACTGCGGCAGCCGTCAACGCCCTGGCGCGAGGCGGCCTATGA
- a CDS encoding precorrin-2 C(20)-methyltransferase, with product MTLVSTGRLIGVGTGPGDPDLLTVKAVKALERADVVAYFAKAGRHGNGRTVVDNLLRADVTMLPLYYPVTTEIDRHHEDYKRQITAFYDLSAEAVAAHLDAGRTVAVLSEGDPMFYGSYMHLHVRLAHLYPTEVIPGITAMSGCWSLAGMPIVQGDDVMSVLPGTMEEAELARRLVDTEAAVIMKVGRNLPKIRRALAASGRLHHAVYVERGTMRNQSVTQMIERDDSEAPYFSLILVPGWERGS from the coding sequence ATGACCCTTGTTTCGACCGGTCGCCTGATCGGCGTCGGCACCGGTCCCGGCGATCCCGACCTTCTGACCGTCAAGGCCGTAAAGGCTCTTGAGCGGGCAGATGTCGTCGCCTATTTTGCCAAGGCCGGTCGCCATGGCAATGGACGCACGGTTGTCGATAACCTGCTGCGGGCGGACGTCACGATGCTGCCGCTTTACTATCCCGTCACCACCGAGATCGACCGACATCACGAGGATTACAAGCGGCAGATTACCGCATTCTACGATCTGTCGGCCGAGGCGGTCGCCGCACATCTCGACGCCGGACGCACCGTTGCCGTCCTCAGCGAAGGCGATCCGATGTTCTACGGCTCCTACATGCACCTGCATGTCAGGCTCGCGCACCTTTACCCGACCGAAGTCATCCCCGGCATCACGGCGATGTCCGGCTGCTGGTCGCTGGCCGGCATGCCCATCGTCCAAGGCGACGATGTGATGTCGGTGCTGCCTGGCACCATGGAGGAGGCAGAGCTGGCTCGCCGTCTGGTGGATACCGAGGCCGCGGTTATCATGAAGGTCGGCCGCAACCTGCCCAAGATCCGCCGTGCGCTTGCCGCCTCCGGTCGGCTTCACCATGCCGTCTATGTCGAGCGCGGTACGATGAGAAATCAGTCGGTGACGCAGATGATCGAGCGCGACGACAGCGAGGCGCCGTATTTTTCGCTGATCCTGGTGCCCGGCTGGGAACGCGGTTCATGA